The sequence TGTTGAGGAAGTGGTCTATGGAATATGCAGGAAGGTTTGCTCAAATGCTCCTAACCTAATATATGAAGCGTCTTGTGTTATCATTTGACTCAAAAATCAGTACATATATGTTTCAATATATGACGGATTCTTGTGCACTAGTTTATGCATATGCAGTGACATTAACCAGTTAATCTGAAATTAAGCATATAGCCCTAAACAAAGAAATCTACAGTGGTGCTGCAGGGATGGTTGTGGCTATAAGCTGCTGTGCTGCAGTGGCTAAATTGGGTAACGGTCGTGTTAAGTGcccttgtttttcattttcaattgaAGATGTAATGGTAGAGCTCATGGATCACTCACACAGTCTTGTGTCAGTGGAAAGACTACATAAGTTAGCTACTGAGGCAGGATTTGAAGTGGATTTCCTGTCCCATTTTGGTAGAAAGGTTCTGCTGAGCAACAAAAGTGAAGAGGTAGAATTTTGGTTTGGGTTGGCTCATAAAAAACTCTCAACGGCATTCAGCAAAGAACGTGTGATCCCAGGCAAGCAGAATTTTCATGACAAGGTCAATTTTATAATTCATGATATTCTTTCTCAGAGTCCTGGGTCTCAGATGCATTACTCTATTGCTAATTCggccttttttttatttctattttattttatattactttttTGTCTTTAGAACCTTCTGCTCGTGTCTAGAACTTTTAATTATTGCTCGTTTTTATAAAGTTTTGACAGGTTCAAGCAGATACTTTGGCTACCTTAGGACTTTTTGCATATCTTGGGAGAAGGACTAGATTATTCTTGTCAACAATGGGCATAAAGGATCTTGATGAGCTAGTTAAGGACTTCCTCAGGTAATCAACTTCACAGTAATGATTTAATCCAAAAGTACCGAGGACATAAGAGGTTGAATTGTTTGTCTGCAGCTACTTGGAGTGTGGTAGCCTTTTCATTCACCCAGAGTTTTCTTCTGTAGCAGTTTATCAACACTTCATGGAGGTCAGTTTCCAACTTTCTTTCGTTGCAAGAGAAAAGCGCAAATCTTGCTAATCTGAGAAGTTTAAGTTTACAGGTGGTGACTGATGAAATTGGATGGCTTGATTTCTACGCTGCATGTCGTCCAAAAAGAAGTCAAGCGAGACAAAAATGTAAACTGCATCCCATCCAGGCAGAGAAAGAGATTGCTCTATCTGCTGTGTTTACTGTATGCTATGATGTTTTCTCAGGATTTGCTCACTTCAGTCGTTCAACTCAACAGTCCTTAGACACTCATTTGCTAGACTTCTTGCTCCACAGGTAAAACATTCCCATCTTTTGTCATTGAGGATTGCTTCCGTAAGTTTTCTATTTGCTAAAGTGGCCAATAAGGTTTTCAAAAACATTAATTTTTCAGCCAGAGCTTGCTAACTGTTTGTTTGGAAGACTACTGGGCTGCTTATGATAAATCAAGGTATTATCTCTCTGCTGGGTTGTTACGTTTTATTTTCCAGCTACTGAGAGGAAGGAGATAAATGTGCTTGTTTTTCGTTCTCATTTTTCCTTTCTTCAAGCAGTGAGTTGCTGAAGGTCACAGAACCTGGTGCTCGTCGAGCATCATTTGTAGGATCTATAGTTGCATCCAAGTTATCAGTAACAATGGAGGCACAACAAGAGCCAAGTACCTTAATAACATCAGAAGATTGTCAAAATTATAAGCCTGAACGCAGGCTTAACCTCAGAAAGGTATTTACTTTTGCAAAACAACTACTACTGTAATCTCActaaaataatcaaatgaaataaataaattaagaatAAAAGAGCTTCATTTATAATGATAATTTTACCAGAGGCTATTAATCTCGGAGAAATATAAGTTAATTGAGCAAAAATGATGCATGTTCTCTAGACTCTCTACTTGGTTTGAACCGTTGCATATAGTCTAACTGTTTATTACATTGTTGTGACCGTTTGTTTCTTTAAGTGGAAGGATTCCCCCTCACCCGGGGCGGAATCTATAAGCTCCATGGAGGAGGGTAGTGCCACAAGATCAAAATATCATCAGCGAAGTTTAGTTAAGATGTATAGCAACAAGCTGGTATCTGCAAGCTCCGTAAGTCTAATTTAGAGATGGATGTATATTCTATGTCTTGCTGAATACATGTTTAACTCGATGCTAATACTGaacatattattatttttatttgttgcaaGGATATATGGATGGGCACTCAGTTGCTTTTCATAGACATCACGATTTCCGCGGAGCTACTCCTCAAACAATTGCGTGGCCACAAGGTTACAAGGAGGGAAAGAAATAAGTTAAAAAGAACGCTAAATGACATAACTTCACTTGTACCAGTAACAATTCTCATGTTACTTCCCGTAAGCAATAATTTGACCGTCTTTTCTTTCCTAAGATTGCCTAGTATTTTCATTTACTTGCACGATATAGatttaccaaaagaaaaaaaacatcgATGGAATAGCTGCTACTTAAAACTAGCGGTTGCATTTCGAGCTAGCTCATGCTGTTCTCTGTGATGTGTTCATATGCTTGCGACTGTACTCTATTTACGTTTGTAGACGAGAATCAGATTTTATCCCAGGCGATTAGTAAGCGAATTATACAAAAGTTAActgttttcttccttttctgtGACAAGGTATCTGCAGTAGGTCATGCTGCCATGCTAGCAGCAATCAACAAGTACATGCCGGGCCTGGTAACATAAACTTACCTCTGCCATTAATGCATCTTTCTTTTAAAGAAAAGTATATTTTCGATTTGGCTAAATCATTTACTGCACGTAGATCCCATCGTCGTATTCTTCGGAGCGGCTGGATGTTGTGAAACAACTAAAGAGAAGCAAGAAGATGGAAGTAATTAGGAGATGGAACAACCCTGAAGATCCATCCTCTAGAATAACCTAAGTTATTGCTTGTGTTGCTGCTCACTTCAACCCGAGTTGGAATAAACTCTTCTATAATATGAAACTAGTGTTTGTAAAATAGTTAAAAACGAATTAATGTGACGTGACGTGACGTAATCGTGCCTGTTGATCCATAATCGCATGCCTCGGTAAGGGGTATGCAAACATAAATAACTTTTGAAATGCATTACGAACTTTCGAAACAGAACCCATGACAACAGTTTTGCTTAGCCGCGCAGGGATGTGTGTTAGAGAGCAAAGGCACCATGGAGCTGAGGTAAAAGGGTGCGAGGAGATTTTCGTTCATAGAAGGATGGGATAGAGAACTGGGAGGGGTTTGGGGTTGTTGTCGTAGGTATCTTTAGGGTCGATTTCTGTAGGGTAGTGAAAGACACGAATAGACACGAAACGCAGAGAAAACTCATCCTTTACGCCTTTCTATTCTGTGATACGAGGAACTCGATCGTTGTCGTGACAAGAACAAGCATATATGTGAGTTGTAAACACTCGAATTGACAATCGTTCGCATGGGAGTGTAACTGTTACATCGATAAAGATAAACAGTCGAATGTTTTATTATTCGTTTCCAATGACCAAATCAAATATGCATGTAGCACAATTTATTttctgagagaaaaaaaaataaacagaaaaaccaaaaaaaaacaggagagaaaaaagaagggGGGCGAAAGAGGCACTCTACAAATTCATTACAAGAGGGAGGGCTGGGAAAATCTTCGCCTGTATTACATTACATGCTTGTAAAACTAGCAAAGCTAACTACACAACATTCATTCTCTTCAATCTCCAATACCGAAAACGAGCACAAATATGTTCTTTACTCTTTTCATCCCGGTTCCGAGATGATTTGGTTTTTGTCCCTTTGAATTGATTGTATCATGGAAACGTCTCAGCAATTATGCaaatttcattcttttcacaacAAAATATTAGCTTTGTTGTTCTAAGAGATGGACCTGCTTTGTAATTGCTATCGGAGTGCTGCAGTGGTCCTTGGTCTTGAAGCACAAGATGACAGCCTTAAACTACCTTCTTTGGATCACGGGCTGCAGCAATATGGTCCTACAAAACAATCCGTAAGATAAAGGATTCAACAACTTAATACTAGCAAAAAAACAAGACGAAGaaatttttcttgtttctctTTCTGGATATCTGATCGGTACAGGTTTAGGTGTCATCAGCCTTCAATACATCATCCATATGTTCTATACAGGTTCAAAGTTGATATAACCATGCAACATCGGAATGAAGGAAACATTAATCAATGAAACTGCATAAGACATCAGCTTTAGGAAATCAAACTTACCGAGATAAAATCAAATGCTTTGGTATCCTCTTTCTTTGAACTGTTCACCACTGAACCAGGAGCTGGATTTGGTTGATTTGCATGGAAAATATCAGGAAGTGCGGAAGCATATCCTCCATTTGTTCCAGCAACATTACTTAAATTCATATTTTGCGCATTGAGGTTTCCAAAGTGTTGAAAGCCAGACATTGTCGCTAGGAATTGCTGCTGAGCAAGAAGATTTCCCATGGCACCATAATTTATTGGCTGAGAAGGAAAGGCTGGATTGAACATAACTCCAGGAGGTATATTGTAAGGCATACCACCAGGAGGTAACACTGCATTTCCATTCGGCAGGGCTGTTTGAGAATTAAGAATGCCACTCCAAGCATTGCTGGAGGCCTGGCGGCTGGGATGGCTAGTTGAATCCGACATAAGTTCCGATAGTTGTCCAGGAGGGGTTCCTTTCTGCTCCATCTTTGGGACATTTTTATCAATGGATAAACCACCCATTAAATTGCTTAAATCATTTTTATGATCTTGCTCCTGAGGAAGTTCAGAATTGGGCCCGAAAATATCAAACATTTCAGTTCCACTTTTCTCTTCTGCCACAAAATTCTCATGAGGATCTAGTTTATTATCAATGGTAAGCCCAGAGAAGAGATCATCTGCTGGTTCTTTACTGTCATTAGTGTGAAACAAGACATCTGCAAAAGGGTCATCATCATTTTTCAGTTCACTGGTGCTTCCGGCAGTCCCTGGGCCATCTCCAAATAAATCATCAATTAGTTGGGGTGCTGGTGCTGTTAATTTTGTGATGACTTGATCACTTGGGTTGTCAGTTGCAGCATTGGTCACGTGGTAATCATAGTCATCTAAATCAACGGTGTCTATAAGGTCAGGCATCTGAACACAAGTAGCAGTCTGAGACTTCACAGTCTGTTCTGAATTACTTGTCACACTGCCTGTTTGTTCTCCACCCAAGAGGCTTAAAACCTGCTCATTAAGAGAACAGAACAGTGTCTATTCAGCTGCATGACCTACTGTATCTTTTCAAGGAAAAAAGTGTGTGCACACACACTTGAATGCATATTCTTGATGAATTTGTGCTTGATGACATGATGACATGAAAATGTAATTTCTTAAAGAAGTTACATTTTCTTAACATTATAAAGCATGATTTCATCTACATATATACATTCAGATTATGTAATAAGAATAAGAAGAATCAAATCTAGAAAAAGTCACGATGGGCAAGTACAGATTCTTTTCCACATTCCTTTCATGACAATCACGTAACAATGTATTACTTTTGTTAGTCCTCTTCTAATTCTTCGTTCAATATGAAATAGCCAAGAACTAtgacaaaaagataaaaaaatccTTTGATCCTACTATGGCAAAGAATGTGACGCTCCCAAGTTCTTTTTACATTTACAATCAATTCTAGACTTGAGCAGCAATGACTGCCTGGAAATGACGTGGAAGAGTTGAAGTGTTGATTAAGCAAACAGAAACAATCACTACTTGTTCATCACCAATATACGTATTTTAAGAAACAAGTAAATAGATGAATCTCACATATATTCTTAAGTATGAGGAAATAACTGAATACCTTGTTAGCCTTTTCCCTCAAAGAAGCCTGGGGAGAGTCAGAACATCTCACTACAAGATCTCTGTTGTCAATAAAATATGATTCTATGATTGCAAAATGCTCATCATCCTTTCTCCTTAAAATTGACTCAAGAACACAAATAGCTTTCATGCGTACCTGACACACaaataattgcataaaagaaagttAGACAAAGAAATAGACCTATAAATACAACAAAAATTCCACCCAATTCTTTTTCTTAACCAATACTGATTGAACaattaaacttaatacaatgaaaatacaataaaaaaagaCAATTTGTTCATCTTTTGATAAAATTCttataatcaagaaaaatataattcTTATGAATGTTCAAGTGTTCAATTATTTGGCAATTTAGCATAAAAGCATGTGGAAGAATTTTCGCCAACACATAAGTATAAGCAACTTGCCTGCCACAATGGAGATTGTAGTTTTACATCTAGGGCATGCCTCAAAGCTACAGCATCCAACTTCTTTGCCTCCGTAAGGAAAATCTGAATGGCATCTCGAGTGGGTTGTAAACGTACACCACCTGACGTCACAATGGTCTCCAACAATATCTCCTCGCGAGTTTTACTCTCTCTGTAATTTGAACTGGAATCTCCATTGGTTATTGCAGTCTTGGTTACCCTTGAATCCTCATTCCATGGTCCACTAGTCACATTCTTTGACAACCCAAAACTACTTTGAGCCTCATTGCGATATTGAGCGGGTTCATATCTATCAGCCTGCTCGCTTTCAATGGTCAACGATCTATGAAGATTAGGACTCTTGTAGTTTCCATTGTCATTCTTTTTAAATGAGTGACTCTGGGTGAAATTACTAAGTCCCTGCTTGATAGATGCACTTCCAAGGCCAACAACCTCACTAATGAAAGACTTTTTTTCATCTGATGACATCTCCAAGTTTGTATTCCCAAAACCTTGTATTCTTCGGTTAAGATCATCTGCAGGTGCTGCATTACTTTCCTCTTGAAAGATAGCAGAAATAGCCTCATGAGCAGTATCCCGCACAGCCTTATTAAGTGCATCTCCTTTCAAAGGATCCGGGTGTCCCTTATAGTGAAATAACTGGCGCACTGCAACTGAATTTCTTTGCATTTCCCTCCTGAACTCCAAACCAGACTTTCCCACGGCATACTTTATTAATCTCAGAGCCTGCAGAACATTTGGGCATCATAATCACAACTCTATgtaaattcttgaaaaaatatCCTGACTTTCGTCAAGTCTCACTTCTATATGCCTCTCTGTTATAGAAACCAAACCACTGCAATCTACATAGAATTAGTGCCAAGCCTCTCTCTCATAAAGAAAATTTATAAACACACTATTACACTTCTCCGCTTCGATCACACCATTGATGAATGGAAGCCATTACTAATATCAAGGTTATCGAATCAAAAGtcaccatcttcatcttcaattCTCAGTGTGTTTTGATAACAAACTACTAGCATGCACCAAAGAATATACATTCAGGTTAAACCGAACACCCGATATTTTTTACCATAGAATAAAATCAaattaaccaattaatcaaCTTCTTACAAGCATTTTAACagatacaaaaaaataatttcgcAACAAAATTTTACTATATAAGAAGAATTATTTGTATACCTTCTGCTTAACAATTGGACTTTTATGGTCCAAACGCTTCAATACAAACTCAGAAACCTCCTTGACAATACTGACATGCGATGATCGCAGAAGCTGGCAAATCTCTTCCAATTTGTAAACAGGTGCGACCTTGTCTTCGTCGGAAGTCGCCCCATCGATCATCCGGGATCTCCAGTACGACTCCACAGCTCTTCGACTCGAATCCATGATTCCTAATTGAGCTCGAAAAGATCCGATCAAATAGA is a genomic window of Malus domestica chromosome 09, GDT2T_hap1 containing:
- the LOC103443778 gene encoding uncharacterized protein isoform X5, whose product is MPSRCSANEQGIYGFSTKNHLLDLLVRCYNSSRWSSSWTSSSTVCTAYSGQTTCVNGASVARTRNHEHEFDRVNCLEWVLHESARSFSVAVESLELPGSGPKLAMAWSGKDVHQWHKRISYQVAVYALLKTAIEVEILLSSERHSSDSSPVSDILTPKIDLIGEYIESQMNMGHSELVEWFRVVELPLMAGFFIPLLRKWSMEYAGSGAAGMVVAISCCAAVAKLGNGRVKCPCFSFSIEDVMVELMDHSHSLVSVERLHKLATEAGFEVDFLSHFGRKVLLSNKSEEVEFWFGLAHKKLSTAFSKERVIPGKQNFHDKVQADTLATLGLFAYLGRRTRLFLSTMGIKDLDELVKDFLSYLECGSLFIHPEFSSVAVYQHFMEVVTDEIGWLDFYAACRPKRSQARQKCKLHPIQAEKEIALSAVFTVCYDVFSGFAHFSRSTQQSLDTHLLDFLLHSQSLLTVCLEDYWAAYDKSSSELLKVTEPGARRASFVGSIVASKLSVTMEAQQEPSTLITSEDCQNYKPERRLNLRKWKDSPSPGAESISSMEEGSATRSKYHQRSLVKMYSNKLVSASSDIWMGTQLLFIDITISAELLLKQLRGHKVTRRERNKLKRTLNDITSLVPVTILMLLPVSAVGHAAMLAAINKYMPGLIPSSYSSERLDVVKQLKRSKKMEVIRRWNNPEDPSSRIT
- the LOC103443778 gene encoding uncharacterized protein isoform X4, which translates into the protein MVGIVDTICIPSIINSDSNFTSWDRRSVRSENRLRAIVNVHMPSRCSANEQGIYGFSTKNHLLDLLVRCYNSSRWSSSWTSSSTVCTAYSGQTTCVNGASVARTRNHEHEFDRVNCLEWVLHESARSFSVAVESLELPGSGPKLAMAWSGKDVHQWHKRISYQVAVYALLKTAIEVEILLSSERHSSDSSPVSDILTPKIDLIGEYIESQMNMGHSELVEWFRVVELPLMAGFFIPLLRKWSMEYAGSGAAGMVVAISCCAAVAKLGNGRVKCPCFSFSIEDVMVELMDHSHSLVSVERLHKLATEAGFEVDFLSHFGRKVLLSNKSEEVEFWFGLAHKKLSTAFSKERVIPGKQNFHDKVQADTLATLGLFAYLGRRTRLFLSTMGIKDLDELVKDFLSYLECGSLFIHPEFSSVAVYQHFMEVVTDEIGWLDFYAACRPKRSQARQKCKLHPIQAEKEIALSAVFTVCYDVFSGFAHFSRSTQQSLDTHLLDFLLHSQSLLTVCLEDYWAAYDKSSELLKVTEPGARRASFVGSIVASKLSVTMEAQQEPSTLITSEDCQNYKPERRLNLRKWKDSPSPGAESISSMEEGSATRSKYHQRSLVKMYSNKLVSASSDIWMGTQLLFIDITISAELLLKQLRGHKVTRRERNKLKRTLNDITSLVPVTILMLLPVSAVGHAAMLAAINKYMPGLIPSSYSSERLDVVKQLKRSKKMEVIRRWNNPEDPSSRIT
- the LOC103443781 gene encoding protein MODIFIED TRANSPORT TO THE VACUOLE 1 isoform X2 produces the protein MQRNSVAVRQLFHYKGHPDPLKGDALNKAVRDTAHEAISAIFQEESNAAPADDLNRRIQGFGNTNLEMSSDEKKSFISEVVGLGSASIKQGLSNFTQSHSFKKNDNGNYKSPNLHRSLTIESEQADRYEPAQYRNEAQSSFGLSKNVTSGPWNEDSRVTKTAITNGDSSSNYRESKTREEILLETIVTSGGVRLQPTRDAIQIFLTEAKKLDAVALRHALDVKLQSPLWQVRMKAICVLESILRRKDDEHFAIIESYFIDNRDLVVRCSDSPQASLREKANKVLSLLGGEQTGSVTSNSEQTVKSQTATCVQMPDLIDTVDLDDYDYHVTNAATDNPSDQVITKLTAPAPQLIDDLFGDGPGTAGSTSELKNDDDPFADVLFHTNDSKEPADDLFSGLTIDNKLDPHENFVAEEKSGTEMFDIFGPNSELPQEQDHKNDLSNLMGGLSIDKNVPKMEQKGTPPGQLSELMSDSTSHPSRQASSNAWSGILNSQTALPNGNAVLPPGGMPYNIPPGVMFNPAFPSQPINYGAMGNLLAQQQFLATMSGFQHFGNLNAQNMNLSNVAGTNGGYASALPDIFHANQPNPAPGSVVNSSKKEDTKAFDFISDHIAAARDPKKVV
- the LOC103443778 gene encoding uncharacterized protein isoform X2 — encoded protein: MTEKTKNISWEFLLSLSLNGWREINTMTEKTKNISWEFLLSLSLSLSLSLSLSLSLCLDGHAAESLCFCDLHGSILLPFSLFRISMALHLSPLEPHLFYHSRSVRSENRLRAIVNVHMPSRCSANEQGIYGFSTKNHLLDLLVRCYNSSRWSSSWTSSSTVCTAYSGQTTCVNGASVARTRNHEHEFDRVNCLEWVLHESARSFSVAVESLELPGSGPKLAMAWSGKDVHQWHKRISYQVAVYALLKTAIEVEILLSSERHSSDSSPVSDILTPKIDLIGEYIESQMNMGHSELVEWFRVVELPLMAGFFIPLLRKWSMEYAGSGAAGMVVAISCCAAVAKLGNGRVKCPCFSFSIEDVMVELMDHSHSLVSVERLHKLATEAGFEVDFLSHFGRKVLLSNKSEEVEFWFGLAHKKLSTAFSKERVIPGKQNFHDKVQADTLATLGLFAYLGRRTRLFLSTMGIKDLDELVKDFLSYLECGSLFIHPEFSSVAVYQHFMEVVTDEIGWLDFYAACRPKRSQARQKCKLHPIQAEKEIALSAVFTVCYDVFSGFAHFSRSTQQSLDTHLLDFLLHSQSLLTVCLEDYWAAYDKSSELLKVTEPGARRASFVGSIVASKLSVTMEAQQEPSTLITSEDCQNYKPERRLNLRKWKDSPSPGAESISSMEEGSATRSKYHQRSLVKMYSNKLVSASSDIWMGTQLLFIDITISAELLLKQLRGHKVTRRERNKLKRTLNDITSLVPVTILMLLPVSAVGHAAMLAAINKYMPGLIPSSYSSERLDVVKQLKRSKKMEVIRRWNNPEDPSSRIT
- the LOC103443781 gene encoding protein MODIFIED TRANSPORT TO THE VACUOLE 1 isoform X1, with translation MDSSRRAVESYWRSRMIDGATSDEDKVAPVYKLEEICQLLRSSHVSIVKEVSEFVLKRLDHKSPIVKQKALRLIKYAVGKSGLEFRREMQRNSVAVRQLFHYKGHPDPLKGDALNKAVRDTAHEAISAIFQEESNAAPADDLNRRIQGFGNTNLEMSSDEKKSFISEVVGLGSASIKQGLSNFTQSHSFKKNDNGNYKSPNLHRSLTIESEQADRYEPAQYRNEAQSSFGLSKNVTSGPWNEDSRVTKTAITNGDSSSNYRESKTREEILLETIVTSGGVRLQPTRDAIQIFLTEAKKLDAVALRHALDVKLQSPLWQVRMKAICVLESILRRKDDEHFAIIESYFIDNRDLVVRCSDSPQASLREKANKVLSLLGGEQTGSVTSNSEQTVKSQTATCVQMPDLIDTVDLDDYDYHVTNAATDNPSDQVITKLTAPAPQLIDDLFGDGPGTAGSTSELKNDDDPFADVLFHTNDSKEPADDLFSGLTIDNKLDPHENFVAEEKSGTEMFDIFGPNSELPQEQDHKNDLSNLMGGLSIDKNVPKMEQKGTPPGQLSELMSDSTSHPSRQASSNAWSGILNSQTALPNGNAVLPPGGMPYNIPPGVMFNPAFPSQPINYGAMGNLLAQQQFLATMSGFQHFGNLNAQNMNLSNVAGTNGGYASALPDIFHANQPNPAPGSVVNSSKKEDTKAFDFISDHIAAARDPKKVV
- the LOC103443778 gene encoding uncharacterized protein isoform X3, producing MVGIVDTICIPSIINSDSNFTSWDRRSVRSENRLRAIVNVHMPSRCSANEQGIYGFSTKNHLLDLLVRCYNSSRWSSSWTSSSTVCTAYSGQTTCVNGASVARTRNHEHEFDRVNCLEWVLHESARSFSVAVESLELPGSGPKLAMAWSGKDVHQWHKRISYQVAVYALLKTAIEVEILLSSERHSSDSSPVSDILTPKIDLIGEYIESQMNMGHSELVEWFRVVELPLMAGFFIPLLRKWSMEYAGSGAAGMVVAISCCAAVAKLGNGRVKCPCFSFSIEDVMVELMDHSHSLVSVERLHKLATEAGFEVDFLSHFGRKVLLSNKSEEVEFWFGLAHKKLSTAFSKERVIPGKQNFHDKVQADTLATLGLFAYLGRRTRLFLSTMGIKDLDELVKDFLSYLECGSLFIHPEFSSVAVYQHFMEVVTDEIGWLDFYAACRPKRSQARQKCKLHPIQAEKEIALSAVFTVCYDVFSGFAHFSRSTQQSLDTHLLDFLLHSQSLLTVCLEDYWAAYDKSSSELLKVTEPGARRASFVGSIVASKLSVTMEAQQEPSTLITSEDCQNYKPERRLNLRKWKDSPSPGAESISSMEEGSATRSKYHQRSLVKMYSNKLVSASSDIWMGTQLLFIDITISAELLLKQLRGHKVTRRERNKLKRTLNDITSLVPVTILMLLPVSAVGHAAMLAAINKYMPGLIPSSYSSERLDVVKQLKRSKKMEVIRRWNNPEDPSSRIT
- the LOC103443778 gene encoding uncharacterized protein isoform X1, yielding MTEKTKNISWEFLLSLSLNGWREINTMTEKTKNISWEFLLSLSLSLSLSLSLSLSLCLDGHAAESLCFCDLHGSILLPFSLFRISMALHLSPLEPHLFYHSRSVRSENRLRAIVNVHMPSRCSANEQGIYGFSTKNHLLDLLVRCYNSSRWSSSWTSSSTVCTAYSGQTTCVNGASVARTRNHEHEFDRVNCLEWVLHESARSFSVAVESLELPGSGPKLAMAWSGKDVHQWHKRISYQVAVYALLKTAIEVEILLSSERHSSDSSPVSDILTPKIDLIGEYIESQMNMGHSELVEWFRVVELPLMAGFFIPLLRKWSMEYAGSGAAGMVVAISCCAAVAKLGNGRVKCPCFSFSIEDVMVELMDHSHSLVSVERLHKLATEAGFEVDFLSHFGRKVLLSNKSEEVEFWFGLAHKKLSTAFSKERVIPGKQNFHDKVQADTLATLGLFAYLGRRTRLFLSTMGIKDLDELVKDFLSYLECGSLFIHPEFSSVAVYQHFMEVVTDEIGWLDFYAACRPKRSQARQKCKLHPIQAEKEIALSAVFTVCYDVFSGFAHFSRSTQQSLDTHLLDFLLHSQSLLTVCLEDYWAAYDKSSSELLKVTEPGARRASFVGSIVASKLSVTMEAQQEPSTLITSEDCQNYKPERRLNLRKWKDSPSPGAESISSMEEGSATRSKYHQRSLVKMYSNKLVSASSDIWMGTQLLFIDITISAELLLKQLRGHKVTRRERNKLKRTLNDITSLVPVTILMLLPVSAVGHAAMLAAINKYMPGLIPSSYSSERLDVVKQLKRSKKMEVIRRWNNPEDPSSRIT